A single region of the Salarchaeum japonicum genome encodes:
- a CDS encoding ATP-dependent helicase: MNVRGEVTEVGEVRSVSTQYGERDVLDVTVREDASFHEVSLWGKWTESAEYLSPGMELVVTDAEEREYAGETEYATGKESYVVVEPEFLVNVTDIREFVQCPRQYYLSKLQALPLKYAVTKGTIVHEVFGDLLRGRDLDDAIDERVREAGLELGLLDKEFAEVREDVRQNASAIEGWLNQGLLTEEDEWRSEYTLVSDTFGIKGRCDAIRRGMPVELKTGKNTNRDPRFHDKIQAACYALLLSERGVPADTGTLLYTKNAAMARNEASGDLSPAKEFSIGKGLLEFVVRTRNHLAALEWSETTPTGYEANAKCEYCFEQDACMVVSGRLGQESKAGQIGRKLPEAEREYFDDLYDAIEAERREVHREYAKLWKQSPDERADDDRAIVGLEPDSREELPDGRWRLTAKRPSAATSKIREGDRVLANDGDPVHGTAEMARVERLDADEVVVSTDEPVELRRLDVYPSDLNVSRMLSALHDFVLKSEERRRDVLFGREDPRFESGTETFIDNNDAQNAAVNRALNAEDFALVHGPPGTGKTYTIARIVRELVERGERVLLSAFTNRAVDNALDAIESQGFEDVVRVGTESGVREDMQTYRLSKSGDPREQAEKLESADVVAATTATCGSRILRSQEFDVALVDEASQLTEPDTLAAANRAERFVLVGDHQQLPPVVRSGGRLSESLFERLIEQYPDAGVMLDQQYRMSQRIQAFSSTEFYDGQLRPATGEVAGQSLADIGVTGVPEGVRFEHVEGTDAAHTDAREAERVTELVEAYLDAGVEPGEVGVIAPFRAQVTEIGRRVPDGVAVDTVDRFQGSSKEVIVVSFVASDDMESPIFEDYRRLNVALSRAKKAMVLVGDADALRTDDTYRRMVEWASL, encoded by the coding sequence GTGAACGTTCGGGGCGAGGTCACCGAGGTCGGTGAGGTTCGGTCGGTGAGCACGCAGTACGGGGAGCGCGACGTGTTGGACGTGACGGTGCGGGAGGACGCCTCGTTCCACGAGGTGTCGCTGTGGGGGAAGTGGACGGAGTCGGCGGAGTACCTCTCGCCGGGGATGGAGTTGGTGGTGACGGACGCGGAGGAGCGCGAGTACGCGGGGGAGACGGAGTACGCGACGGGGAAGGAGTCGTACGTGGTGGTGGAGCCGGAGTTCCTGGTGAACGTCACCGACATCCGGGAGTTCGTGCAGTGTCCGCGCCAGTACTACCTCTCGAAGCTGCAGGCGCTCCCGCTCAAGTACGCGGTGACGAAGGGGACTATCGTCCACGAGGTGTTCGGCGACCTGCTCCGCGGCCGCGACCTGGACGACGCAATCGACGAGCGCGTCCGGGAGGCCGGCCTCGAACTCGGATTGCTGGACAAGGAGTTCGCGGAGGTGCGGGAGGACGTGCGGCAGAACGCGAGCGCCATCGAGGGCTGGCTGAACCAGGGACTCCTCACGGAGGAGGACGAGTGGCGGTCGGAGTACACGCTGGTGTCGGACACGTTCGGCATCAAGGGACGCTGTGACGCCATCCGCCGCGGGATGCCCGTGGAGCTGAAGACGGGGAAGAACACGAACCGCGACCCCCGCTTCCACGACAAGATTCAGGCCGCGTGCTACGCGCTCTTGCTCTCGGAACGCGGCGTCCCCGCGGACACCGGCACGTTGCTCTACACGAAGAACGCGGCGATGGCACGCAACGAGGCGAGCGGCGACCTCAGCCCCGCGAAGGAGTTCAGCATCGGGAAGGGACTCCTCGAATTCGTCGTCCGCACCCGCAACCACCTCGCCGCGCTCGAATGGTCCGAGACGACGCCGACGGGCTACGAGGCGAACGCGAAGTGCGAGTACTGCTTCGAGCAGGACGCCTGCATGGTCGTCTCCGGCCGACTCGGCCAGGAGTCGAAAGCCGGCCAAATCGGGAGGAAGCTCCCCGAGGCGGAGCGCGAGTACTTCGACGACCTCTACGACGCCATCGAGGCCGAGCGCCGCGAAGTCCACCGGGAGTACGCGAAGCTCTGGAAGCAGAGCCCGGACGAACGGGCGGACGACGACCGCGCCATCGTCGGCCTCGAACCCGACTCGCGGGAGGAACTCCCCGACGGCCGGTGGCGGCTCACCGCGAAGCGACCGTCCGCGGCGACCTCGAAGATTCGGGAGGGCGACCGCGTGCTGGCGAACGACGGCGACCCCGTGCACGGGACGGCGGAGATGGCGCGCGTCGAACGCCTCGACGCGGACGAGGTCGTGGTCTCGACGGACGAACCCGTGGAGCTCCGGCGACTCGACGTGTACCCGAGCGACCTGAACGTCAGTCGGATGCTCTCGGCGCTCCACGACTTCGTCCTCAAATCAGAGGAGCGCCGCCGTGACGTGCTGTTCGGCCGGGAGGACCCCCGGTTCGAGTCGGGGACGGAGACGTTCATCGACAACAACGACGCGCAGAACGCCGCCGTCAATCGGGCGCTGAACGCGGAGGACTTCGCGCTCGTGCACGGGCCGCCCGGGACGGGGAAGACGTACACCATCGCCCGCATCGTCCGCGAACTCGTCGAGCGGGGCGAGCGCGTGCTCCTGTCGGCGTTCACGAACCGCGCGGTGGACAACGCCCTCGACGCCATCGAATCCCAGGGGTTCGAGGACGTCGTGCGCGTCGGCACGGAGTCCGGGGTGCGCGAGGACATGCAGACGTATCGGTTGTCGAAGTCCGGCGACCCCCGCGAGCAGGCGGAGAAACTGGAGTCCGCGGACGTGGTCGCGGCGACCACGGCGACCTGCGGGTCGCGCATCCTGCGCTCGCAGGAGTTCGACGTGGCGCTCGTGGACGAGGCCTCACAGCTCACCGAGCCGGACACGCTCGCGGCGGCGAACCGCGCGGAGCGGTTCGTGCTCGTCGGCGACCACCAACAGTTGCCGCCGGTCGTGCGGTCGGGCGGCCGGCTCTCCGAGTCCCTGTTCGAGCGCCTCATCGAGCAGTATCCGGACGCGGGCGTGATGCTCGACCAGCAGTACCGGATGAGCCAGCGGATTCAGGCGTTCAGTTCGACCGAGTTCTACGACGGCCAACTGCGGCCCGCGACCGGCGAGGTGGCGGGCCAGTCACTCGCGGACATCGGCGTGACCGGCGTCCCCGAGGGCGTGCGGTTCGAGCACGTCGAGGGAACCGACGCCGCGCACACGGACGCCCGCGAGGCGGAGCGCGTCACCGAACTCGTGGAGGCCTACCTCGACGCCGGCGTCGAACCCGGGGAGGTCGGCGTCATCGCGCCGTTCCGCGCGCAGGTCACCGAAATCGGGCGGCGCGTCCCCGACGGGGTCGCCGTGGACACCGTCGACCGCTTCCAGGGGTCGTCGAAGGAGGTCATCGTCGTGTCGTTCGTCGCGTCCGACGACATGGAGAGCCCGATTTTCGAGGACTACCGGCGGCTGAACGTCGCGCTCTCCCGCGCGAAGAAAGCGATGGTGCTCGTCGGGGACGCCGACGCGCTCCGAACGGACGACACGTACCGGCGGATGGTCGAGTGGGCGAGCCTCTAA
- the purF gene encoding amidophosphoribosyltransferase has product MTEKCGVVGISLAERDAALPTYYALYALQHRGQESAGIVTHDGFQQHQHVEMGLVGDAFDESDIDALTGSTGLGHVRYPTEGSLDKSCAQPFSVSFRGGALGLSHNGNLVNADEVRDELAATGHAFTSDGDTEVIAHDIARNLLEADLVRAVKRTMERIHGSYALTIMHDDTVMGVRDPEGNRPLCIGELDDGYVITSESAAIDTLGGDLVRDVQPGELVVLHEDGTGFDAYQLFERDRSAHCFFEYVYFARPDSVIDDELVYEVRRDLGRELWAESGVDTDVVMPVPDSGRAFASGYSDAAHEDGASVEFAEGLMKNRYVGRTFIMPTQEARERAVRLKLNPIRSTVEGKSVTIIDDSIVRGTTSNQLVELVRDAGAEEVHVRIGAPAILAPCYMGINMATRDELIAADKSTDEIREEIGADSLSYLSVDAVASAIGKRRDDLCLGCVTGEYPYDIDGETTDREVERPGVASADD; this is encoded by the coding sequence ATGACCGAGAAGTGCGGCGTCGTCGGCATCAGTCTCGCGGAGCGGGACGCCGCGCTCCCGACGTACTACGCGCTGTACGCGCTCCAGCACCGCGGCCAGGAGTCGGCGGGCATCGTCACCCACGACGGCTTCCAGCAACACCAGCACGTCGAGATGGGGCTCGTCGGAGACGCGTTCGACGAATCCGATATCGACGCCCTCACCGGAAGCACCGGCCTCGGACACGTCCGCTACCCCACCGAGGGAAGCCTCGATAAGTCCTGCGCGCAGCCGTTCTCCGTGTCGTTTCGCGGGGGCGCGCTCGGCCTGAGCCACAACGGCAACCTCGTGAACGCCGACGAGGTTCGGGACGAACTCGCGGCGACCGGCCACGCGTTCACGAGCGACGGCGACACCGAAGTCATCGCGCACGACATCGCGCGAAACCTCCTCGAAGCCGACCTCGTCCGGGCCGTCAAGCGAACGATGGAGCGCATCCACGGCTCCTACGCGCTCACCATCATGCACGACGACACCGTGATGGGCGTCCGCGACCCCGAAGGAAATCGTCCGCTCTGCATCGGCGAACTCGACGACGGCTACGTCATCACCTCCGAATCCGCCGCCATCGACACCCTCGGCGGCGACCTCGTCCGGGACGTCCAGCCCGGCGAACTCGTCGTCCTCCACGAGGACGGCACGGGGTTCGACGCCTACCAGCTGTTCGAGCGCGACCGGAGCGCGCACTGCTTCTTCGAGTACGTCTACTTCGCGCGCCCCGACTCCGTCATCGACGACGAACTCGTCTACGAAGTCCGCCGGGATCTGGGCCGCGAACTCTGGGCGGAGTCCGGCGTGGACACCGACGTGGTGATGCCCGTCCCCGACTCCGGGCGCGCGTTCGCCTCGGGGTACTCGGACGCCGCGCACGAGGACGGCGCGAGCGTCGAGTTCGCGGAGGGCCTGATGAAGAACCGGTACGTCGGCCGGACGTTCATCATGCCCACCCAGGAGGCCCGCGAGCGCGCCGTCCGCCTGAAACTCAACCCCATCCGCTCGACCGTCGAGGGGAAGTCCGTGACCATCATCGACGACAGCATCGTCCGCGGCACGACCTCGAACCAGCTCGTCGAACTCGTGCGGGACGCGGGCGCGGAGGAAGTCCACGTCCGCATCGGCGCGCCCGCCATCCTCGCGCCCTGCTACATGGGCATCAACATGGCCACACGGGACGAACTCATCGCCGCCGACAAGAGCACCGACGAAATCCGGGAGGAGATCGGCGCGGACAGCCTCTCCTACCTCTCCGTGGACGCCGTCGCGTCCGCCATCGGGAAACGCCGCGACGACCTCTGCCTCGGCTGCGTGACCGGCGAGTACCCCTACGACATCGACGGGGAGACGACCGACCGCGAGGTCGAACGCCCCGGGGTCGCGTCCGCCGACGACTGA
- a CDS encoding LSM domain-containing protein, producing MSGRPLDILEDSLDEPVSVHLKDGEIFEGVLTGYDQHMNLVLEDGEDTTVIRGDNVVTIKP from the coding sequence ATGAGCGGCCGACCTCTCGACATCCTGGAGGACTCCCTCGACGAACCCGTGTCCGTCCACCTCAAGGACGGCGAAATCTTCGAGGGCGTCCTCACCGGCTACGACCAGCACATGAACCTCGTCCTCGAAGACGGCGAAGACACAACCGTTATCCGAGGCGACAACGTCGTTACCATCAAACCATGA
- a CDS encoding 50S ribosomal protein L37e has protein sequence MTGSGTPSQGKKNTTTHVKCRRCGEKSYHVKKGECSSCGFGKSSKRRDYAWQGKTGDN, from the coding sequence ATGACCGGCTCAGGAACTCCCAGCCAGGGCAAGAAGAACACCACCACGCACGTCAAGTGCCGCCGCTGCGGCGAGAAGTCCTACCACGTGAAGAAGGGCGAATGCTCCTCGTGCGGCTTCGGGAAGTCCTCGAAGCGCCGCGACTACGCGTGGCAGGGCAAGACCGGCGACAACTAA
- a CDS encoding zinc-dependent metalloprotease, whose translation MSLFEGVRAVASASGDSLVDWNAVRDAAKAGTPPGDLTLTAAEREAYAGDVRDARERIREVSTLDFDVPETVSVMNRHHWIDANAGTFERAFRPVNDASASLPGVSRTLNTGGAAAALSFLARNVLGQYDPLLLADGDAHELYFVHPNIVEAAASLDVPLARFRRWIAFHEVTHAAEFGAAPWLADYLEDRLRAGITELEDEYRLDTDEFEEVLLAMTAVEGYAELLMDRAFDREYGDLRRKLDARRRGGGPLTKLFRHLLGLGLKRKQYEQGREFFDAVVDARGIETASLVWNAPENLPRRDELDTPGRWLARVA comes from the coding sequence ATGAGTCTGTTCGAGGGCGTTCGCGCGGTCGCGTCCGCGTCCGGCGACTCGCTCGTCGACTGGAACGCGGTTCGTGACGCCGCGAAGGCCGGGACGCCGCCCGGCGACCTCACCCTCACCGCGGCCGAGCGCGAGGCGTACGCGGGGGACGTGCGGGACGCCCGCGAGCGCATCCGCGAGGTCTCCACGCTCGACTTCGACGTGCCCGAGACGGTGTCGGTGATGAACCGCCACCACTGGATAGACGCGAACGCGGGGACGTTCGAGCGCGCGTTCCGCCCCGTGAACGACGCGTCTGCCTCTCTTCCCGGCGTCTCCCGCACGCTCAACACGGGCGGCGCGGCGGCCGCGCTCTCCTTCCTCGCGCGGAACGTCCTCGGCCAGTACGACCCCCTCCTGCTCGCGGACGGCGACGCGCACGAACTCTACTTCGTCCACCCGAACATCGTCGAGGCCGCCGCGTCCCTGGACGTGCCGCTCGCGCGCTTCCGGCGCTGGATAGCCTTCCACGAGGTCACGCACGCCGCCGAGTTCGGGGCCGCGCCCTGGCTCGCGGACTACCTCGAAGACCGCTTGCGCGCGGGCATCACGGAACTCGAAGACGAGTACCGCCTCGACACCGACGAGTTCGAGGAGGTGTTGCTCGCGATGACCGCCGTCGAGGGGTACGCCGAGTTGCTGATGGACCGCGCGTTCGACCGCGAGTACGGCGACCTCCGGCGGAAACTCGACGCCCGCCGGCGCGGCGGCGGCCCCCTCACCAAACTGTTCCGCCACCTGCTCGGTCTCGGTCTGAAGCGCAAGCAGTACGAACAGGGCCGAGAGTTCTTCGACGCCGTCGTTGACGCGCGCGGCATCGAGACCGCGAGTCTCGTCTGGAACGCGCCGGAGAACCTCCCGCGGCGGGACGAACTCGACACGCCCGGGCGGTGGCTCGCGCGGGTCGCGTAG
- a CDS encoding DUF420 domain-containing protein produces MQSFVRRHTVGVAGVVSALALAVVVAAVRGVIPAGLLPTYEPLVSVIPSLNALISATAIATIALGWRAARNRDFTRHRALMGASTLLFAGFLALYLYRLVVHGTTEFGGPDAVYQFLYLPVLIVHMALAMVCVPLVVYALVLAGTHSVAELPGTPHARVGRVAASLWLVSFFLGIVVYLLLYVVY; encoded by the coding sequence ATGCAGTCGTTCGTTCGGCGTCACACGGTCGGAGTCGCGGGCGTGGTGAGCGCGCTCGCGCTCGCGGTGGTCGTCGCCGCGGTGCGCGGCGTGATTCCCGCCGGCCTCCTCCCGACCTACGAGCCGTTGGTGTCCGTGATTCCGTCGCTGAACGCGCTCATCAGCGCGACCGCCATCGCCACCATCGCGCTCGGCTGGCGGGCCGCCCGGAACCGCGACTTCACCCGGCACCGCGCGCTGATGGGCGCGAGCACGCTGTTGTTCGCGGGCTTTCTCGCACTCTACCTCTACCGGCTCGTCGTCCACGGCACCACCGAGTTCGGCGGCCCCGACGCGGTGTACCAGTTCCTCTACCTCCCGGTGCTGATAGTGCACATGGCGCTCGCGATGGTGTGCGTCCCGCTCGTGGTGTACGCGCTCGTCCTCGCCGGCACGCACTCCGTGGCGGAACTCCCCGGGACGCCGCACGCGCGCGTCGGCCGGGTCGCGGCGTCGCTCTGGCTCGTCTCATTCTTCCTCGGCATCGTCGTCTACCTCCTCCTGTACGTCGTCTACTGA
- a CDS encoding glutamate-cysteine ligase family protein yields the protein MSRHGGGGGRGRTRAAADAEPVRRSVEVEYWVVDDDGELASPSGLLDATDGVEREFVEPLVEVKTTPCATPRELRDELTARLDAVLRRADERGKHLVPLATPLRADEIPEHDSARTRVQNRTLGESFAYVRHCAGTHVHVEQWPGHETDQLNALTALDPALALVNSSPYYRGERVAPGARSDLYRRRAYADFDRQGRLWPYLDDTDDWTRRVESCYEAFTAAARDAGVDPDTVESCFDRESAVWTPVQLRESFPTVEWRSPDAALPSDVLRLANTVAGVVGRVRETDVRIGDGGGRVTDDELVLPAFDAVRDYVDAAIYDGLTADALRDYLDRMGFAVDAYAPTTRAFEKQTLSLSEVRERRLAHARTLEEDVRRTRGVAERT from the coding sequence ATGTCACGACACGGCGGCGGTGGCGGACGGGGACGCACGCGGGCGGCCGCGGACGCGGAACCCGTCCGTCGGAGCGTCGAGGTCGAGTACTGGGTCGTCGACGACGACGGCGAACTCGCCAGCCCGAGCGGTCTCCTCGACGCCACGGACGGCGTCGAACGGGAGTTCGTCGAACCGCTCGTCGAGGTGAAGACCACGCCCTGCGCGACGCCACGCGAACTCCGCGACGAACTCACCGCGCGACTGGACGCGGTGCTCCGGCGGGCCGACGAGCGCGGAAAACACCTCGTGCCGCTCGCCACGCCCCTCCGGGCGGACGAGATACCCGAACACGACAGCGCTCGCACGCGCGTGCAGAACCGGACGCTCGGAGAGTCGTTCGCGTACGTCCGGCACTGCGCGGGCACGCACGTCCACGTCGAACAGTGGCCGGGCCACGAGACCGACCAACTGAACGCGCTCACCGCGCTCGATCCCGCGCTCGCGCTCGTGAACTCCTCGCCCTACTACCGGGGCGAACGCGTCGCGCCCGGCGCGCGATCCGACCTCTACCGCCGACGGGCGTACGCCGACTTCGACCGCCAGGGCCGCCTCTGGCCCTACCTCGACGACACCGACGACTGGACGCGCCGCGTCGAGTCCTGCTACGAGGCGTTCACGGCCGCCGCCCGCGACGCCGGCGTCGACCCCGACACCGTCGAGTCCTGTTTCGACCGGGAGAGCGCCGTCTGGACGCCCGTCCAGCTCCGCGAATCGTTCCCGACCGTCGAGTGGCGCTCGCCGGACGCCGCCCTCCCCAGCGACGTGCTCCGCCTCGCCAACACCGTCGCCGGCGTCGTCGGGCGCGTCCGCGAGACCGACGTACGCATCGGGGACGGCGGCGGCCGCGTCACCGACGACGAACTCGTCCTCCCCGCGTTCGACGCCGTCCGCGACTACGTGGACGCCGCTATCTACGACGGCCTCACCGCGGACGCGCTCAGGGACTACCTCGACCGGATGGGGTTCGCGGTCGATGCGTACGCGCCGACGACGCGAGCGTTCGAGAAACAAACGCTATCGCTGTCGGAGGTGCGGGAGCGGCGGCTCGCACACGCGAGAACGCTCGAAGAAGACGTCCGGCGAACGCGCGGCGTCGCCGAGAGAACCTGA
- a CDS encoding DUF6789 family protein, with amino-acid sequence MRGEASAVFGGLIGVIAHFLVLYGVAPAIGYEADPFVNIAGITGALAAFSIYLLVLGLLYPLAYHYSLAFLPEGGVLAGGFVNAVPVWLGFVALDCLNTDQVAMCAAVAGLAALAYGYLLTYSHVEFASDF; translated from the coding sequence ATGCGAGGCGAAGCCAGCGCGGTGTTCGGCGGGCTCATCGGCGTCATCGCGCACTTCCTGGTTCTCTACGGTGTGGCACCGGCTATCGGGTACGAAGCTGACCCGTTCGTGAACATCGCGGGCATCACGGGGGCGCTCGCCGCGTTCTCCATCTACCTCCTCGTGCTCGGCCTGCTCTACCCGCTCGCGTACCACTACTCGCTCGCGTTCCTCCCCGAGGGCGGCGTGCTCGCGGGCGGGTTCGTGAACGCCGTGCCCGTCTGGCTCGGGTTCGTCGCGCTCGACTGCCTGAACACCGACCAGGTGGCGATGTGCGCGGCCGTCGCGGGCCTCGCGGCGCTCGCGTACGGCTACCTCCTGACGTACAGCCACGTCGAGTTCGCGAGCGACTTCTAG
- a CDS encoding M20/M25/M40 family metallo-hydrolase, translating into MDRDRREFLDALLDTASPSGFEAPAQRVWVDYVESFADDVHTDAYGNAVAVYEGGDGPEFLFGGHADEIGYMVAKVDDDGFIHLTPVGGSDKSVSKGRHVVVHTEDGPVNGVIGQTAIHLRDPSDEEYDDIGEMTVDIGAEDEAEARELVSVGDPITVAEGVHDLAGHKVAARGLDNRVGIWVAAEALRRAADRGVDSTVYAVSTVQEEVGLQGAKMVGYDVNPDAAVAVDVTHASDSPEFPSDKHNEIGLGDGPVVARGSTNHRELVAAVRDAADAEAIDVQLQAAGIRTGTDADAFYTSRSGVPSLNLGLPNRYMHTPAEVIDQRDLDAAADLLAAVADHESGRDAFTVDI; encoded by the coding sequence ATGGACAGAGACCGCCGCGAGTTCCTCGACGCACTCCTCGACACCGCGAGCCCGTCCGGGTTCGAAGCGCCCGCCCAGCGCGTCTGGGTGGACTACGTCGAATCGTTCGCCGACGACGTGCACACGGACGCGTACGGGAACGCGGTCGCCGTCTACGAGGGCGGCGACGGCCCCGAGTTCCTGTTCGGCGGGCACGCCGACGAAATCGGCTACATGGTCGCGAAAGTGGACGACGACGGCTTCATCCACCTCACGCCCGTCGGCGGCTCCGATAAGTCCGTCTCGAAGGGCCGCCACGTCGTCGTGCACACGGAGGACGGCCCCGTGAACGGCGTCATCGGCCAGACCGCCATCCACCTCCGCGACCCGAGCGACGAGGAGTACGACGACATCGGCGAGATGACGGTCGATATCGGCGCTGAGGACGAGGCGGAGGCGCGCGAACTCGTCTCCGTCGGCGACCCCATCACGGTCGCGGAGGGCGTCCACGACCTCGCCGGCCACAAGGTCGCGGCGCGCGGCCTCGACAACCGCGTCGGCATCTGGGTCGCCGCCGAAGCCCTCCGGCGCGCCGCCGACCGCGGCGTCGATTCCACCGTGTACGCCGTCTCCACCGTCCAGGAGGAGGTCGGCCTGCAGGGCGCGAAGATGGTCGGGTACGACGTGAACCCGGACGCCGCCGTCGCCGTGGACGTGACCCACGCCTCGGACAGCCCCGAGTTCCCCAGCGACAAGCACAACGAAATCGGACTCGGGGACGGCCCGGTCGTCGCGCGCGGCTCCACGAACCACCGCGAACTCGTCGCCGCCGTCCGCGACGCCGCCGACGCCGAAGCCATCGACGTGCAACTCCAGGCCGCCGGCATCCGCACCGGCACGGACGCCGACGCGTTCTACACGAGCCGGAGCGGCGTCCCCTCCCTCAATTTGGGCCTCCCGAACCGCTACATGCACACGCCCGCGGAGGTCATCGACCAGCGCGACCTCGACGCCGCCGCCGACCTCCTCGCCGCCGTCGCCGACCACGAATCCGGCCGCGACGCCTTCACAGTCGACATATAG